Proteins encoded in a region of the Capra hircus breed San Clemente chromosome 3, ASM170441v1, whole genome shotgun sequence genome:
- the LOC102176087 gene encoding olfactory receptor 10R2-like, which yields MANSSCVTEFFLLGFSSLGELQLVLFVIFLCLYLIILSGNITIISVICLDHSLHTPMYFFLCVLSTSEIFYTIVILPKMLVNLLCVLRTLSFVSCASQMYFFLGFAVTNCLLLGVMGYDRYAAICQPLHYPILMSWRVCGQLISTCIVSGFLISLLGTTLVFSLPFCGSNKINHYFCDISPVIHLAYAGSDINELIIFICGVLVLIVPLIFICISYGFIVSTILKIPSVEGKRKAFSTCASHLIVVIIHYGCASFVYLRPSAKYINTSGEDRLVTVTYTIITPLLNPVVYSLRNKEVQLAIRKMIVKKGFPTKTL from the coding sequence ATGGCTAATTCCTCCTGTGTTACTGAGTTCTTCCTGCTGGGTTTCTCCAGTCTTGGGGAATTGCAGCTTGTCctctttgtgatttttctctGCCTCTATTTGATCATCTTGAGTGGAAACATCACCATCATCTCAGTCATCTGCTTGGATCACAGCCTCCACACACCCATGTACTTCTTTTTATGTGTCCTTTCTACCTCTGAGATCTTCTACACAATTGTCATTCTGCCCAAGATGCTTGTCAATCTGCTCTGTGTGCTCAGGACGCTGTCCTTTGTGAGTTGTGCTTCACAGATGTACTTCTTTCTTGGTTTTGCTGTCACCAATTGCCTGCTTCTGGGAGTGATGGGCTATGATCGCTATGCTGCTATCTGTCAGCCTTTGCACTACCCCATTCTCATGAGCTGGAGGGTATGTGGGCAACTAATATCAACTTGCATTGTTAGTGGTTTCCTAATATCTCTATTGGGAACAACTTTGGTCTTTAGCCTCCCCTTCTGTGGCTCCAACAAGATCAACCATTACTTTTGTGATATTTCTCCAGTCATTCATCTTGCCTATGCTGGAAGTGACATTAACGAACTCATCATCTTTATCTGTGGAGTCTTAGTACTTATTGTGCCCTTGATCttcatctgcatctcttatgGATTTATTGTCTCTACTATCTTGAAGATACCATCAGTTGAAGGCAAGCGAAAAGCATTCTCCACCTGTGCCTCTCATCTCATTGTGGTCATCATCCACTATGGCTGTGCTTCTTTTGTTTACCTGAGACCCTCAgccaaatatattaatacatcagGCGAAGACAGACTGGTGACAGTGACCTATACCATCATCACCCCACTGTTGAACCCTGTGGTGTATAGCCTGAGGAACAAGGAGGTACAGCTGGCCATTCGGAAAATGATTGTGAAGAAGGGGTTTCCTACTAAGACTTTATAA